A segment of the bacterium genome:
AACACTGTCCTTAGTAAGGTCCATTCTGGATGTGTGGAAAGCAGATTTGAAATATCGCCAATCTTTCATCAAAGCACGATTGAAATTCATGATTGACGACCTGGGTGCCGAAGAGTTCCGCAGACGCGTTGAGGTCCGATTCGGTCATCCATTGAAGCAAATCGTGGATGTGACCGCGCCCGTTGATGAAACAAATCATTTAGGAGTGAACCGGCAGCGCGATGAGAATTTATTCTACATTGGATTTCCAATGCTTTCCGGCATCATTCGAGGGGAACAAATGATTCGTGTTGCGAACGTGGCAGAACGAACGGGAGGAGACATTCGGCTAACACAACAGCAGAATCTGATTCTTACAGGCATTGGTCAAAGCCATGTGGACTTGGTGTTTAAAGAGATGGAAGACATCGGTATCCGTTTGGAACGAAGCTTGAGAGGCTCAAGCATCGCGTGCACCGGCCAGCCGTTCTGCAACTTTGCTGTAACGGAGACAAAGTCCCGGTTGGTGGATGTGATCACTCATCTGGAAAAAGTAGTTGGCCCGGCATCGCATCATTTACGAATTTTTCTGGATGGCTGTCCGCACGCTTGTGGACACCATTGGATCGGCGATATCGGCTTGATGGGAACAACGGTACGAACGCCACAAGGCGAAAAACTTGAGGCGTACGACATTATACTTCGCGGAGGCCGCGGAAAGAATGTGGCAATCGGAAAACCTCTGGGTAGACGCATCCCGGCTGACCAGATTAAGTATGCGTTAGAACGGTTGTTGCGCGCATATTTAGCGGGAGCCGAAACTTCCTCGTCAGCGAGTTTCCAACAGTTTTGCATCAACCATAGTGATGAACAACTTCAAGCCATCATTGCGGGATGAACATGACACCACAAGCTGAATCCGTAATTTTTGACGAACTGCAAATCGGCGAGTTATCAGTTTTGTTTGACGACCAATCTCCTCAGAATGTCATCCGTTGGGGCATTGAGCAACTTGGCACCAGGCTGGCAATTGTGACGAGTTTTCAGGCTGAAGGAATGGTCATCATAGACATGGCAACCAGAATTGACCCGGAAGTTCGGGTCGTCACCATCGACACCGGCCGATTGCATGAAGAAACTTACGATTTCATTGATGGCGTCTGCAGCAGATACGGAATCAAAATTGAAGTATTTTTTCCGGATGCTCAAGAAGTCCGGAAGATGGTCTCCACACGTGGAGTGAATCTTTTCCGCAAGGATGTCATCTCCAGGCTTGTGTGCTGTCAGATTCGCAAGGTGCGTCCGTTACTGAAGGCTTTGAGCGGATTGGATGGCTGGATAACGGGGTTGAGACGTGAACAATGGGCTTCGCGCGTGAACATCCGCAAAATCGAACTGGATCACGATCATGGCGCCATCGTCAAACTGAACCCACTGGCCGATTGGACAGGAGACGAGCTCCTGGATTACATCAAAAAGAACGATGTACCCCAGCACCCTCTCTATCAGAAAGGCTATAGCAGCATTGGGTGCGCGCCGTGTACTCGCCCTGTTCAAGCGGGTGAAGATC
Coding sequences within it:
- a CDS encoding phosphoadenylyl-sulfate reductase, with product MTPQAESVIFDELQIGELSVLFDDQSPQNVIRWGIEQLGTRLAIVTSFQAEGMVIIDMATRIDPEVRVVTIDTGRLHEETYDFIDGVCSRYGIKIEVFFPDAQEVRKMVSTRGVNLFRKDVISRLVCCQIRKVRPLLKALSGLDGWITGLRREQWASRVNIRKIELDHDHGAIVKLNPLADWTGDELLDYIKKNDVPQHPLYQKGYSSIGCAPCTRPVQAGEDPREGRWWWEKNAPKECGMHCSIETGGFEHELESLLKENADD